The Clarias gariepinus isolate MV-2021 ecotype Netherlands chromosome 4, CGAR_prim_01v2, whole genome shotgun sequence genome window below encodes:
- the LOC128519938 gene encoding OTU domain-containing protein 1 has protein sequence MQLYSSALTHCPGSAQKFRVSVAASDKNPAVESSFYANKETCAEASGAENWTDANMPAFSCYEATVRPVFYTSKAEIVITRPDGVEKCVPTQITQDLHTFPDAVNNTHSAPGTENKIHQSDVGFTCDHGEIQRRSKSDILENNSEITESNSLNLHSFLRSDSRVCNELVLSVFDESETTKSCSQSIPFTCKLENSLLKIKRQQDDEDEVLGDPVLEPEVSQEPANRIDLNEKVIQYLAEVEKQNRYLQERKKYRFHIIPDGNCLYRAVSKAAYGEQSMHSDLRERTVYHIADNLDEFSPIIEGDVGEFLINAAQDGAWAGYPELLAMSQMLNVNIFLTTGGSLASPTVSTMVHYLGAEDLTKPAIWLSWLSNGHYDVLLDCCLPNPEYDTWCLHTQVQRKRDEELARSMAATLSKMYIEQNGFQ, from the coding sequence ATGCAGCTTTACAGCAGCGCGCTAACACACTGCCCGGGCTCGGCGCAGAAATTTAGAGTGAGTGTTGCGGCGAGTGACAAGAATCCCGCAGTGGAATCGAGTTTTTACGCCAATAAGGAAACCTGCGCAGAAGCTTCAGGCGCGGAGAACTGGACAGACGCGAACATGCCCGCGTTTTCGTGTTACGAGGCCACAGTGAGGCCCGTTTTCTACACGTCCAAAGCGGAGATTGTCATCACAAGGCCGGATGGTGTGGAGAAGTGTGTTCCTACTCAAATCACGCAGGATCTGCACACATTCCCCGATGCTGTAAATAATACACACAGTGCTCCGGGTACAGAGAACAAGATCCATCAGTCAGATGTTGGTTTCACTTGTGACCATGGTGAGATTCAGAGAAGGAGCAAATCGGACATTCTTGAGAATAACAGTGAGATAACTGAAAGCAATTCACTCAATTTACACAGCTTTTTAAGAAGTGACAGTAGAGTTTGTAATGAACTGGTACTATCTGTCTTTGATGAAAGTGAAACAACAAAAAGCTGTTCACAAAGCATTCCGTTCACTTGCAAACTGGAAAACTCGTTGCTAAAAATCAAACGTCAGCaggatgatgaagatgaagtgCTAGGGGACCCAGTGCTGGAGCCTGAGGTATCTCAAGAGCCTGCAAACAGGATTGATCTCAATGAGAAGGTTATCCAGTACCTGGCAGAGGTGGAGAAACAGAACAGATATCtccaagagagaaagaaataccGTTTTCACATCATCCCAGATGGAAATTGCCTGTACCGCGCAGTGTCAAAAGCAGCATATGGTGAGCAATCAATGCACAGTGATCTAAGAGAGCGCACAGTATATCACATTGCTGACAACCTGGATGAGTTCAGTCCTATTATTGAAGGGGATGTGGGTGAATTTTTAATCAATGCAGCACAAGATGGTGCCTGGGCTGGCTACCCTGAGCTACTGGCCATGAGCCAAATGCTGAATGTGAACATCTTCCTGACCACAGGAGGCAGTCTGGCGAGTCCCACTGTCTCCACTATGGTACACTATCTGGGGGCAGAGGACTTGACGAAACCAGCCATCTGGTTGAGTTGGCTAAGTAATGGCCATTACGATGTTTTGCTCGACTGCTGCCTGCCTAACCCAGAGTATGACACTTGGTGCCTGCACACACAAGTGCAACGAAAACGTGATGAGGAACTTGCCAGGTCCATGGCAGCTACTCTGTCCAAAATGTACATAGAGCAGAATGGCTTTCAGTAG